In a single window of the Campylobacter fetus subsp. testudinum 03-427 genome:
- a CDS encoding amino acid ABC transporter, ATP-binding protein (Pfam match to PF00005.23 ABC_tran) — MIQLENVNKYFGNFQALKDINLTVKEGEKLVIIGPSGSGKSTAIRCINGLEEITSGRVIVDSKELNKKTKLEICRQNVAMVFQHFNLYPHMTVLQNLTLAPIKLRKKSKEEANEIAYKYLKIVGLENKADVYPSTLSGGQQQRVAIARSLCTQKKIILFDEPTSALDPETIQEVLDVMIKISGEKSTTMVVVTHEMGFAKQVADRVIFMENGTILEEAAPNEFFNNPKNKRTEIFLSKILKH, encoded by the coding sequence TTGATTCAACTAGAAAATGTGAATAAGTATTTTGGCAACTTTCAGGCATTAAAAGATATAAATTTAACAGTAAAAGAGGGTGAAAAACTAGTTATCATAGGTCCAAGCGGAAGCGGAAAATCAACTGCTATACGCTGTATAAATGGACTAGAAGAGATCACTAGTGGTAGAGTAATCGTAGATTCAAAAGAGTTAAACAAAAAAACCAAACTTGAAATTTGCAGACAAAATGTGGCTATGGTATTTCAACATTTTAATCTTTATCCGCATATGACTGTTTTGCAAAATTTAACTTTAGCGCCGATAAAACTTCGCAAAAAAAGCAAAGAAGAGGCAAACGAGATAGCCTATAAATACTTAAAAATAGTCGGTTTAGAAAATAAAGCAGATGTTTATCCATCGACTTTAAGTGGAGGTCAGCAGCAAAGAGTTGCGATAGCTAGAAGTCTTTGTACTCAAAAAAAGATTATTTTGTTTGATGAACCAACTTCTGCTTTAGATCCTGAGACTATCCAAGAAGTTTTAGACGTGATGATAAAGATATCAGGAGAGAAATCCACAACAATGGTCGTTGTCACTCACGAAATGGGTTTTGCAAAGCAAGTTGCCGATAGAGTTATATTTATGGAAAATGGAACTATCTTAGAAGAAGCGGCACCTAACGAGTTTTTTAACAATCCAAAAAACAAGAGGACGGAGATATTTTTAAGTAAGATATTAAAACACTAA